From one Treponema denticola genomic stretch:
- a CDS encoding pyridoxamine 5'-phosphate oxidase family protein codes for MRRVDRAVTDNRQIQSIIEKAKVVHIGMIDNDRPYVVPMQYGFIFNEGKLTLYVHCAKKGRKLDIINKNPHVFIELETEAVIISGGEVPCAYGSEYASVMGDGTAVFVEDVKEKILGLQLLMKTQTGRDFEITEQMTKQVTVLRIDVPCVTAKSRAKV; via the coding sequence ATGAGAAGAGTAGACAGGGCAGTAACGGATAATCGGCAAATACAATCAATTATCGAAAAAGCAAAGGTTGTACATATCGGTATGATCGATAATGACCGGCCGTATGTAGTGCCGATGCAGTACGGTTTTATATTTAACGAAGGCAAATTGACTTTATATGTGCACTGCGCAAAAAAAGGGCGGAAGCTGGATATTATCAACAAGAACCCGCATGTTTTTATCGAGCTTGAAACGGAAGCTGTGATTATTTCCGGAGGAGAAGTTCCGTGTGCGTACGGATCGGAATATGCAAGTGTTATGGGAGACGGCACAGCTGTTTTTGTTGAAGATGTAAAAGAAAAAATTTTAGGTTTGCAGCTGCTGATGAAAACACAGACAGGCAGAGATTTTGAAATAACCGAACAGATGACAAAACAGGTTACTGTTTTACGTATCGATGTTCCATGTGTAACAGCAAAAAGCAGAGCTAAGGTTTAA
- a CDS encoding ABC transporter ATP-binding protein, whose protein sequence is MVDNKVKDTVISIKNLHVHYVTEDEIYRAVNGLNLEILKGEVVGLVGETGAGKTTTALSIMQLVPDPPGIIVDGEIYYDGKDIIRNTEKENRIVRGNGISMIFQDPMTALNPIMTIGEQLEEVVETHEKMPKQDIKKRVVDMLETVGINKERYNDYPHQFSGGMKQRVVIAMALLCKPQLLIADEPTTALDVTIQAQILNIMQDLIKKFDMSMLLITHDLGVVAETCNKVCIMYAGEIVESGNVEDVFEQPKHPYTVGLFGSIPKIDEDVAELSPIKGSVSNSSELPDGCYFYPRCPYAKDICMKEKPGIKGDNHMYRCHFDISKLVLNTGEDKNTTIDKINIENKIEVLNDNIPNIANEKPLLEVRNLKKYFPLVSGYLHAVDDVSFAIPRGKTLGIVGESGCGKSTLGRTVLRLHEPTAGSILYDGMDITNFNSEEMRKLRQNFQIIFQDPYASLNPRMSVSQIIGEPLTIHKKFSEKQALQKRILELMSLVGLSKKAYNNYPHEFDGGRRQRIVIARALAMNPEFIVCDEPVSALDVSVQAQILNLLMQLQKQIGLTYMFISHDLSVVKHISDEIGVMYLGQLIERAPKNEIFYKPLHPYTIALLSAIPSITVNKKTSRILLKGEIVSPINPKKGCRFESRCPFAIEICSKITPSLKNVVCDHFVACHRWNEIENGNCKYNNT, encoded by the coding sequence ATGGTTGATAATAAAGTAAAAGATACGGTAATAAGTATAAAAAATCTGCATGTTCATTACGTGACAGAGGATGAAATATATCGTGCTGTAAATGGTTTAAATCTTGAAATATTAAAAGGCGAAGTTGTTGGGCTTGTTGGAGAAACTGGGGCAGGTAAAACAACTACAGCCCTGTCTATTATGCAGCTGGTACCGGATCCGCCCGGAATAATTGTAGACGGAGAGATATACTACGATGGAAAGGACATAATAAGAAATACGGAAAAAGAAAATAGAATAGTGCGGGGAAATGGTATATCTATGATTTTTCAAGACCCTATGACCGCATTAAATCCAATTATGACAATTGGAGAGCAGCTGGAAGAAGTCGTTGAAACCCACGAAAAAATGCCGAAACAAGATATCAAAAAGAGAGTTGTAGATATGCTTGAAACAGTAGGCATTAATAAAGAGCGTTATAACGATTATCCCCATCAATTTTCCGGAGGTATGAAACAACGCGTTGTTATAGCAATGGCCTTATTGTGTAAACCTCAATTACTGATAGCCGATGAACCTACTACGGCATTGGATGTAACAATACAAGCACAGATATTAAATATAATGCAGGATTTGATAAAAAAATTTGATATGTCTATGCTTTTGATAACTCATGATTTAGGTGTTGTTGCTGAAACTTGTAATAAAGTATGTATTATGTATGCCGGTGAAATAGTGGAAAGTGGAAATGTTGAGGATGTTTTTGAGCAACCGAAACATCCGTATACAGTCGGTCTTTTCGGTTCTATTCCAAAAATTGATGAAGATGTTGCCGAACTAAGTCCTATAAAGGGGAGCGTTTCAAATTCATCAGAACTTCCTGATGGGTGTTATTTTTATCCTAGATGTCCTTATGCTAAAGATATATGTATGAAAGAAAAACCGGGAATTAAAGGTGATAATCATATGTATAGATGCCACTTTGATATAAGCAAATTAGTTCTTAATACTGGTGAGGATAAAAATACAACTATAGATAAAATTAATATAGAAAATAAGATTGAGGTTTTAAATGATAATATTCCAAATATAGCAAATGAAAAACCTCTCTTAGAAGTAAGAAACTTGAAGAAATATTTCCCTTTAGTAAGCGGTTATTTACATGCTGTTGATGATGTTTCATTTGCTATACCCAGGGGAAAAACTCTTGGTATAGTAGGAGAAAGCGGTTGCGGTAAATCGACTTTAGGAAGAACCGTACTAAGACTTCATGAGCCGACCGCCGGAAGTATTTTATATGATGGGATGGATATAACAAACTTTAATAGTGAAGAGATGAGAAAACTAAGACAGAATTTTCAGATTATATTTCAAGACCCATATGCCAGTTTAAATCCAAGGATGAGTGTATCTCAAATTATAGGAGAACCATTAACTATACATAAAAAATTTAGCGAAAAACAAGCTCTACAAAAGAGAATACTTGAACTTATGTCTTTAGTCGGTTTATCTAAAAAAGCTTACAATAATTATCCTCATGAATTTGATGGCGGACGCAGACAAAGAATAGTTATTGCTAGAGCTCTAGCTATGAATCCTGAATTTATAGTATGTGATGAACCTGTTTCGGCTTTGGATGTGTCTGTTCAAGCACAGATATTGAATCTACTTATGCAATTACAAAAGCAGATAGGCCTTACTTATATGTTTATTAGTCATGATTTGTCTGTAGTAAAACATATATCGGATGAAATTGGGGTTATGTATTTGGGACAACTTATTGAGAGAGCACCCAAAAATGAAATTTTTTATAAACCTCTCCATCCATATACTATAGCTTTACTTAGTGCAATACCGTCAATAACCGTTAACAAGAAGACTTCAAGGATATTACTTAAGGGAGAGATAGTAAGTCCAATTAACCCTAAAAAAGGGTGTAGGTTTGAAAGCAGATGTCCTTTTGCAATAGAAATATGTTCCAAGATTACTCCCTCATTGAAAAATGTCGTTTGTGATCATTTTGTAGCTTGTCATAGATGGAATGAAATAGAAAACGGTAATTGTAAATATAATAATACCTAA
- a CDS encoding head GIN domain-containing protein, whose product MNKVKLIGIVKAAVITALLVICIGCQSFSGSDKVIKGNGKIETKSFPESDFNAVCIKGGWTADIRYSETFSIQIETDENIFPYLDVSLTGTTLNIGFKSGYRYGISPTRRKVFITMPALIKLQTVGSLTSTISSFNMPKDSMSIDIAGSGNITARDIMVNTLKVDVSGSADFSATGKAENMIVDISGSGDIKTTDFETEKADISISGSGSAKVWVTRHLKADIRGSGSVRYKGNPAIEIKSSGSGRISSL is encoded by the coding sequence ATGAATAAAGTCAAACTAATCGGTATTGTAAAAGCTGCCGTGATAACAGCTCTTTTGGTTATTTGTATCGGCTGCCAATCTTTTTCCGGTTCGGACAAAGTCATTAAAGGAAACGGAAAGATAGAAACTAAATCATTCCCTGAAAGCGATTTTAATGCTGTTTGCATCAAGGGCGGTTGGACTGCCGATATAAGGTATAGCGAAACCTTTTCCATTCAAATTGAAACGGATGAAAATATTTTCCCCTATTTGGATGTATCCCTTACAGGTACCACTCTTAACATCGGTTTTAAGTCTGGATACAGATACGGCATATCACCGACTCGCCGTAAAGTCTTTATCACAATGCCTGCTTTAATAAAGTTGCAGACAGTCGGTTCACTTACCAGTACCATTTCATCATTCAATATGCCTAAAGATTCAATGTCGATAGATATCGCAGGCAGCGGTAATATTACTGCACGCGATATTATGGTAAACACTCTAAAAGTGGACGTATCCGGCTCAGCCGATTTTTCCGCAACGGGAAAAGCCGAAAATATGATAGTGGATATCTCCGGTTCAGGGGATATAAAAACAACCGATTTTGAAACCGAAAAGGCGGATATTTCAATTTCAGGCTCCGGTTCTGCAAAAGTATGGGTTACACGGCATTTAAAAGCCGATATCCGCGGCTCCGGTTCCGTCCGTTATAAGGGTAATCCTGCAATTGAAATAAAAAGCTCAGGCAGCGGCCGTATATCTTCTCTTTGA
- a CDS encoding ABC transporter substrate-binding protein, whose protein sequence is MKRRLFGCVLAIALLAGCGSKTRENSAAGGDGKAVAGNKTETIRILSQSSYQSKASNVLRDQLTKAGFNVELNTQPDYSSYLVPLKAGDYDLAITGWTTVTGNPDYAVRSLFMTGGDYNNLPVSDAKVDQLIDKAATETPEQYVETYRELENYLVSEKAYIVPLYSNLRILAYNKELIKNNVRHSKSRSLVWEEFEYKDSSLNEKRPLILTQNTANLTSLWPIKGNDGSINQLNTNMYVRLVNLTDEDDIIAEGSLSYGNVIAEGNKEYYFLLRDDVYFAAVDKNKNVFNTAERVGVDDVIFSLNNARDKNSAPDHRTFTLHGSMESIEAITDLNILKTGKKSGTNTSILSALQESAPTVIKALTADKTKANTKDGVYQVIRIITKRPFPQVLNFLAHQSAGITSVKQVTKVNKDLNVKTYDPKKDVIYGDQSTVTEGSTYNNTLWCSGPYILVKKNEYDIIFVKNPGYMVGSKHEPRIKQITYKVIADNASAVGAFRAGEVDFVPAVDDDKVEILEGDSKVLVSKRSSNSVIYAAFNLKDGSKFRNQKLRQAVLNAVEQEGFIAVYSGLKQKAYSTLSTLIDTGNELKVDLEKSRKLLLEYQNEK, encoded by the coding sequence ATGAAAAGAAGATTATTTGGATGTGTTTTAGCTATTGCACTTTTAGCCGGTTGCGGTAGCAAAACTAGAGAAAATTCTGCTGCTGGCGGAGATGGTAAAGCTGTTGCCGGAAATAAGACTGAGACAATTAGAATATTATCTCAATCGTCATATCAGAGCAAAGCTTCAAATGTTTTGCGGGATCAATTAACAAAAGCAGGCTTTAATGTAGAATTAAATACTCAGCCTGACTATTCAAGTTATTTAGTACCGCTTAAAGCCGGTGATTATGATTTGGCAATAACCGGTTGGACTACAGTTACAGGTAACCCTGATTATGCTGTGAGGTCCCTTTTTATGACCGGTGGAGATTATAATAATTTACCGGTTTCAGATGCTAAAGTCGATCAACTTATAGACAAAGCCGCAACGGAAACGCCGGAACAATATGTTGAAACTTACAGAGAATTGGAAAATTATCTTGTATCTGAAAAAGCCTATATTGTTCCTCTTTATTCTAACTTGCGAATATTGGCTTATAACAAAGAGTTGATAAAGAATAATGTTAGACACTCTAAATCACGCTCTCTGGTTTGGGAAGAATTTGAGTATAAAGATTCTTCTTTAAATGAAAAACGTCCTTTGATTTTGACACAAAATACTGCAAATCTGACATCTTTATGGCCAATAAAAGGTAATGACGGTTCAATCAATCAGTTGAACACAAATATGTATGTAAGATTGGTTAATTTAACTGATGAAGATGATATTATTGCTGAAGGCTCCCTTTCATATGGTAATGTTATAGCCGAAGGAAATAAAGAGTATTATTTCTTACTTAGAGATGATGTATATTTTGCAGCCGTGGATAAAAACAAAAATGTCTTTAACACCGCTGAAAGAGTAGGTGTTGATGATGTAATATTTTCTTTAAATAATGCAAGAGACAAAAATAGTGCACCGGATCATAGGACTTTTACCTTGCATGGAAGTATGGAAAGTATAGAAGCTATAACGGATTTAAATATACTGAAGACCGGTAAAAAGTCGGGAACAAATACATCCATATTGAGTGCTTTGCAAGAATCTGCTCCAACAGTAATAAAAGCTCTGACAGCCGATAAAACTAAAGCAAATACCAAAGACGGTGTATATCAAGTAATAAGAATAATTACTAAAAGACCATTTCCGCAAGTGTTAAATTTTTTAGCTCATCAATCAGCCGGAATTACATCAGTTAAACAAGTTACAAAGGTTAATAAAGATTTAAATGTTAAGACTTATGATCCCAAGAAAGATGTAATTTATGGTGATCAATCAACGGTAACAGAAGGAAGTACATATAATAATACTTTGTGGTGTTCCGGTCCATATATTCTGGTTAAAAAGAATGAATATGATATAATTTTTGTGAAGAACCCCGGATATATGGTTGGTTCCAAACATGAACCAAGAATAAAACAGATAACCTATAAAGTTATTGCTGATAATGCTTCCGCAGTGGGGGCTTTTAGAGCCGGAGAAGTTGATTTTGTTCCTGCGGTTGATGATGATAAGGTAGAGATTCTTGAAGGCGATTCAAAAGTATTGGTTTCTAAACGAAGTTCAAATTCTGTTATTTATGCAGCATTTAATTTAAAGGATGGCAGTAAGTTTAGAAATCAAAAACTTAGACAAGCTGTACTTAATGCCGTAGAACAAGAAGGTTTTATCGCCGTTTATTCCGGGCTTAAACAAAAAGCATATTCTACGTTGTCTACATTGATTGATACGGGCAATGAATTAAAAGTTGATTTAGAAAAGAGTAGAAAATTGCTATTAGAATATCAAAATGAAAAATAG
- a CDS encoding DUF2281 domain-containing protein, translating into MSYEQYSQLETQVSEMPYEQKLQLLYIIVDSLKNTTISKKDNLKYKKPKRRFGILKGKICMAPDFDDTPPGFEEYM; encoded by the coding sequence ATGTCTTATGAACAGTATTCTCAGTTGGAAACACAGGTTTCAGAAATGCCTTATGAACAGAAACTTCAGCTTCTTTATATAATTGTGGATAGTTTAAAAAATACGACAATAAGTAAAAAGGATAATTTAAAGTATAAGAAGCCAAAACGCAGATTTGGGATTTTGAAAGGTAAAATTTGTATGGCTCCTGATTTTGATGATACTCCTCCCGGTTTTGAGGAGTATATGTAA
- a CDS encoding GNAT family N-acetyltransferase, which yields MDLSFRLSKDAEHIALMNKDVQELHYRLYPEYFKPFSYDETLNFFKKQLQEENWFCYIVSCDGKDAGYALFYIRDYQENPFRKAYRGIHIDQIGIAPEYRQKGIGKALMKEIEKIAVKEKASQIELTHWELNEDAKCFYENIGFDTYIRFVVKKI from the coding sequence ATGGATTTAAGTTTTAGGTTATCAAAAGATGCAGAGCATATCGCATTAATGAACAAAGATGTGCAAGAGCTTCATTATAGATTGTATCCTGAGTATTTTAAACCTTTTTCATATGATGAAACATTAAACTTTTTTAAAAAGCAATTACAAGAAGAAAATTGGTTTTGCTATATTGTCTCGTGTGATGGAAAAGATGCCGGTTATGCTTTGTTTTATATTCGGGATTATCAAGAAAACCCTTTTAGAAAAGCCTATAGAGGAATACATATCGATCAAATCGGCATAGCACCTGAATACAGGCAAAAGGGAATCGGTAAGGCCCTTATGAAAGAAATTGAAAAAATTGCCGTTAAAGAAAAGGCCTCACAAATCGAGTTGACTCATTGGGAGCTGAACGAAGATGCAAAGTGTTTCTATGAGAATATTGGCTTTGATACGTATATCAGATTTGTTGTTAAAAAAATATAA